A portion of the Nerophis lumbriciformis linkage group LG37, RoL_Nlum_v2.1, whole genome shotgun sequence genome contains these proteins:
- the mrpl24 gene encoding large ribosomal subunit protein uL24m, with protein sequence MRLTALLAVAARVVVPKDYRYGTNRPWTVAAKRLNPPGKRRKKVHVEPIANEDWSVFRGDTVEILAGKDKGKQGRVIQVLRKRNWVILEALNTHYRYIGKTGDYRGSYIASEAPILLRDIALVDPFDRKPSDVEWRFTEEGERVRVSLRTGRIIPKPIPERRDGIVPQQWKDGPKDTSPEETLEKTYTPSLKTLEEEVMEKMGIQENRRHRSSYWY encoded by the exons ATGAGACTGACGGCGCTCCTGGCAGTAGCAGCCCGGGTCGTCGTACCCAAAGATTACCGCTACGGTACGAACAGACCTTGGACGGTGGCTGCCAAGAGGCTCAATCCTCCGGGCAAGAGGAGGAAGAAGGTGCACGTAGAGCCTATAGCTAACGAAGACTGGTCTGTgttccgtggcgacacc GTTGAGATTCTGGCTGGGAAGGACAAAGGCAAACAGGGGAGAGTGATCCAAGTCCTCCGAAAAAGAAATTGGGTCATACTGGAGGCTCTGAATACA CATTACAGATACATTGGAAAAACTGGAGATTACAGAGGGTCCTACATCGCCAGTGAGGCTCCAATTCTACTGCGGGATATCGCCCTTGTTGACCCCTTTGACAG GAAGCCTTCTGATGTGGAATGGCGGTTCACCGAGGAGGGAGAACGAGTCAGAGTCTCACTCCGGACCGGTCGCATCATCCCCAAGCCCATCCCGGAGCGGCGAGACGGCATCGTGCCACAACAGTGGAAAG ATGGTCCAAAAGATACCAGCCCAGAAGAAACTCTTGAAAAGACCTACACACCATCACTGAAGACCCTGGAGGAAGAGGTGATGGAGAAGATGGGCATCCAGGAGAACAGAAGGCACCGGTCATCTTACTGGTACTGA